In one window of Phoenix dactylifera mitochondrion, complete genome DNA:
- the matR gene encoding maturase has translation MKEAIRMVPESIYDPEFPDTSHFRSGRGCHSALRRIKEEWGTSRWFLEFDIRKCFHTIDRHRFISIFKEEIDDPKFFYSTQKLFSAGRLVGGEKGPYSVPHSVLLSALPGNIYLHKLDQEIGRIRQKHEIPLVLRIRSVPLRTGRRIDDQENSGEEASFNAPQDNRAIIVGRVKSIQRKATFHSLVSSWHTLSTSTPRRRGDQKTPFVFPPSAALAAFLNKPSSLLCAAFLIEAAGLTPKAEFYGREGFNKNLAMRDLIKYCKRRGLLIELGGEAILVIRSERRLARKLAPLKTHDLLIRICYARYADDLLLGIVGAVELLIEIQKRITHFNQSGLNLWVGSAGSTTIAARSTVEFPGTVIREVPPRTTPIQFLRELEKRLRVKHRIHITACHLRSAIHSKLRDLGYSIPIKQLTKGMSGRGRLLDAVQLAETLGTAGVRSPQVSVLWGTVKHIRQGSREISLLHSSGRSNVPSDVQQAVSRSGMSVRKFSLYTPAGRKAAGEGGGHWAGSFSSEFPIQIEAPIKKILRRLRDRGLISRRRPRPIHVASLTNVSDGDIVNRSAGIAISPLSYYRCRDNLYQVRTIVDHQIRWSAIFTPAHKHKSSARNIIQKYPKDSNIVNQEGGKTLVEFPNSIELGKLGPGQDPKNDGALNYMFNK, from the coding sequence ATGAAAGAGGCGATAAGAATGGTACCCGAATCCATTTACGATCCCGAGTTTCCAGACACATCGCACTTCCGCTCGGGTCGAGGCTGCCACTCGGCCCTAAGACGGATCAAAGAAGAGTGGGGAACCTCTCGCTGGTTTTTGGAATTCGACATCAGGAAGTGTTTTCACACCATCGACCGACATCGATTCATCTCAATCTTTAAGGAAGAGATCGACGATCCCAAGTTCTTTTACTCCACTCAGAAACTGTTTTCCGCCGGACGACTCGTAGGAGGTGAGAAGGGCCCTTACTCCGTCCCACACAGTGTACTACTATCGGCCCTACCAGGCAACATCTACCTACACAAGCTCGATCAGGAGATAGGGAGGATCCGACAGAAGCACGAAATTCCTCTTGTTCTGAGAATCAGATCGGTTCCATTAAGGACAGGTCGTCGTATTGATGACCAAGAAAACTCTGGAGAAGAAGCAAGCTTCAACGCTCCCCAAGACAACAGAGCCATCATTGTGGGGAGGGTAAAGAGCATCCAACGCAAAGCGACCTTTCATTCCCTTGTTTCGTCGTGGCACACCCTCTCCACAAGCACCCCCCGGCGAAGGGGAGACCAGAAAACGCCTTTCGTTTTCCCCCCTTCAGCGGCCCTTGCCGCCTTCCTTAACAAGCCCTCGAGCCTCCTTTGCGCCGCCTTCCTCATAGAAGCCGCTGGGTTGACCCCGAAGGCCGAATTCTATGGTAGAGAAGGCTTTAATAAGAATTTGGCCATGAGAGACCTTATTAAGTATTGCAAAAGAAGGGGCCTGCTGATAGAGCTGGGCGGGGAGGCGATACTAGTTATCAGGTCAGAGAGACGCCTGGCCCGTAAGCTGGCCCCCTTAAAAACCCATGACTTATTAATAAGGATTTGTTACGCGCGATATGCCGACGACTTACTACTGGGAATCGTGGGTGCCGTAGAGCTTCTCATAGAAATACAAAAACGTATCACCCACTTCAATCAATCCGGCCTGAACCTTTGGGTAGGCTCCGCAGGATCAACAACCATAGCTGCACGGAGTACGGTAGAATTCCCCGGTACGGTCATTCGGGAAGTCCCTCCGAGGACGACTCCCATACAATTCTTGCGAGAGCTGGAGAAGCGTCTACGGGTAAAGCACCGTATCCATATAACTGCTTGCCACCTACGCTCCGCCATCCATTCCAAGTTGAGGGACCTAGGTTATAGTATCCCTATCAAACAGCTGACGAAGGGGATGAGCGGAAGAGGTCGTCTACTGGACGCGGTTCAACTAGCGGAGACTCTTGGAACAGCTGGAGTAAGAAGTCCCCAAGTTAGCGTATTATGGGGGACCGTCAAGCACATCCGGCAAGGATCAAGGGAGATCTCGTTGTTGCATAGCTCAGGTCGGAGCAACGTGCCATCGGACGTTCAACAGGCAGTCTCACGATCGGGCATGAGTGTCCGGAAGTTTTCATTGTATACTCCCGCGGGTCGGAAGGCGGCGGGGGAAGGAGGGGGACACTGGGCGGGATCTTTCAGCAGCGAATTCCCCATACAGATAGAGGCGCCTATCAAAAAGATACTCCGAAGGCTTCGGGATCGAGGTCTCATTAGCCGAAGAAGACCCAGGCCAATCCACGTGGCCTCTTTGACGAACGTCAGCGACGGAGACATAGTAAATCGGTCCGCGGGCATCGCAATAAGTCCTCTGTCCTACTACAGGTGCCGCGACAACCTTTACCAAGTCCGAACGATTGTCGACCACCAGATCCGCTGGTCCGCTATATTCACCCCAGCCCACAAGCACAAATCTTCGGCGCGGAATATAATCCAAAAGTACCCCAAAGACTCAAATATAGTCAATCAAGAAGGTGGTAAGACCCTTGTAGAGTTCCCAAACAGCATAGAGCTTGGGAAGCTCGGACCCGGTCAAGATCCGAAGAACGACGGAGCACTCAACTACATGTTTAATAAGTAG